The Deltaproteobacteria bacterium genome window below encodes:
- the gor gene encoding glutathione-disulfide reductase, whose amino-acid sequence MRHYDYDLLTIGAGSGGVAASRRAASYGAKVAICEDRAVGGTCVLRGCVPKKLLVMASMVRSELDLAAGFGWDAHGSFDWSRLIVAKRAEIERLEHIYERMLGDARVEILRGRGVLVDPHTVEIDGREVTAARILVATGGRPWLPGIPGIEHAMNSDDALDRQSLPARVVIVGGGYIAVEFAGIYRGMGSEVVMLVRGEGILRGFDDDVRTHLQQQLALRGIEIVEREELQSITATPAGLQLQLAGGAQMAADAVLVATGRVPNTEGIGLHELGIEVDTLGRIPVDEWSRTSKPSVFAIGDVTARPQLTPMAIADGRAFADSEFGGRPRTVAHEGVASAVFSQPPCGVVGLTEAQARARGAVRIYRTRFRPMKQAFAGIEQHMMMKLVVDDVSDRVLGVHIVGPDAPEMVQGFAVAVRCGATKAQFDATLAIHPTAAEELVTMAKPVA is encoded by the coding sequence ATGCGCCACTACGACTACGACCTGCTCACCATCGGCGCCGGCTCGGGCGGTGTCGCGGCCAGCCGCCGCGCCGCCAGTTACGGCGCGAAGGTGGCGATCTGTGAGGACCGTGCGGTCGGGGGCACCTGCGTGCTGCGGGGCTGCGTGCCCAAGAAGCTGTTGGTGATGGCCTCGATGGTGCGCAGCGAGCTCGACCTCGCCGCCGGCTTCGGCTGGGACGCCCACGGCAGCTTCGACTGGTCGCGCCTCATCGTCGCGAAGCGGGCGGAGATCGAGCGGCTCGAGCACATCTACGAGCGCATGCTCGGCGACGCGCGGGTCGAGATCCTGCGCGGGCGCGGGGTTTTGGTCGATCCGCACACGGTCGAGATCGATGGTCGCGAGGTCACCGCGGCGCGCATCCTCGTCGCGACCGGTGGGCGACCCTGGTTGCCCGGCATCCCCGGCATCGAGCACGCGATGAACTCCGACGACGCGCTCGATCGCCAGAGCCTACCGGCGCGCGTGGTGATCGTCGGCGGTGGCTACATCGCGGTCGAGTTCGCTGGCATCTACCGCGGCATGGGCTCCGAGGTGGTGATGCTGGTGCGGGGCGAGGGCATCCTGCGCGGCTTCGACGACGACGTGCGCACGCACCTGCAGCAGCAGCTCGCGCTGCGGGGCATCGAGATCGTGGAGCGTGAGGAGCTGCAGTCGATCACGGCCACGCCCGCCGGGCTGCAGCTGCAGCTCGCCGGTGGCGCGCAGATGGCCGCCGACGCGGTGCTGGTCGCGACCGGTCGGGTGCCCAACACCGAGGGCATCGGGCTGCACGAGCTCGGCATCGAGGTCGACACGCTGGGGCGCATCCCGGTCGACGAGTGGTCGCGGACCTCGAAGCCGAGCGTGTTCGCGATCGGCGACGTGACTGCGCGTCCGCAGCTCACGCCGATGGCGATTGCCGATGGGCGTGCCTTCGCGGACAGCGAGTTCGGTGGCCGCCCGCGCACGGTCGCGCACGAGGGCGTGGCCTCGGCGGTGTTCAGCCAGCCGCCCTGCGGCGTGGTCGGTCTGACCGAGGCCCAGGCGCGCGCGCGTGGGGCCGTGCGGATCTATCGCACGCGCTTCCGACCCATGAAGCAGGCCTTCGCCGGCATCGAGCAGCACATGATGATGAAGCTCGTGGTCGACGACGTCAGCGACCGCGTGCTCGGCGTGCACATCGTCGGGCCCGACGCGCCCGAGATGGTGCAGGGCTTCGCGGTCGCGGTGCGCTGCGGCGCGACCAAGGCCCAGTTCGACGCGACGCTGGCGATCCATCCCACCGCGGCCGAAGAGCTGGTGACGATGGCCAAGCCGGTCGCGTGA
- a CDS encoding prenyltransferase encodes MSEIPTGTWARCVYALKPKSWPKLLVAAAFGQVLGIAAAGRFDPGGAVLGFAFTLFDLAFVVLLNDWGDREVDALKRRLFEHECSPKTIPDRILHPRSVWQLGAGAGAMALAVASIAESVALRPGALVGAALCMLVFVAYTLPPLRLNYRGGGELLELVGVGFALPWWNAYVQSGRATPPQLGWLPAFALLAFASALASGLSDEHSDRLGGKRTFATMFGAAQVRLGVEGLVVAAMLVWAAMGKLAPHLAQWWTTAPAVLLMSWLHRDLAAASRAADIDTAAGIARYKQALHRCIWWGTLVLGATLCLATWWGRS; translated from the coding sequence ATGTCCGAGATCCCCACAGGCACCTGGGCGCGCTGCGTGTACGCGCTCAAGCCCAAGAGCTGGCCCAAGCTGCTGGTCGCGGCGGCGTTCGGACAGGTGCTGGGCATCGCGGCGGCCGGGCGGTTCGACCCCGGCGGCGCGGTGCTTGGTTTCGCCTTCACGCTGTTCGACCTCGCGTTCGTGGTGCTGCTCAACGACTGGGGCGACCGCGAGGTCGATGCGCTCAAGCGGCGACTGTTCGAGCACGAGTGTTCGCCCAAGACCATTCCCGACCGCATCCTTCACCCGCGCTCGGTGTGGCAGCTCGGCGCCGGCGCGGGCGCGATGGCGCTGGCGGTCGCGAGCATCGCCGAGTCGGTCGCGCTGCGGCCGGGCGCGCTGGTTGGCGCGGCGCTGTGCATGCTGGTGTTCGTGGCCTACACGCTGCCGCCCTTGCGGCTCAACTATCGTGGCGGTGGCGAGCTGCTGGAGCTGGTCGGGGTCGGCTTCGCGCTGCCGTGGTGGAACGCCTACGTGCAGTCGGGCAGGGCGACGCCGCCACAGCTGGGCTGGCTGCCCGCGTTCGCGCTGCTGGCCTTCGCGAGCGCGCTGGCCAGTGGGTTGTCGGACGAGCACAGCGATCGACTGGGGGGCAAGCGCACCTTCGCGACCATGTTCGGCGCCGCGCAGGTGCGGCTCGGGGTCGAGGGCCTGGTGGTGGCCGCGATGTTGGTGTGGGCGGCGATGGGCAAGCTCGCGCCCCACCTCGCGCAGTGGTGGACGACCGCGCCCGCGGTGCTGCTGATGAGCTGGCTGCATCGCGATCTCGCCGCGGCCAGCCGGGCCGCGGACATCGACACCGCCGCCGGCATCGCGCGCTACAAGCAGGCGCTGCACCGCTGCATCTGGTGGGGGACGCTGGTGTTGGGCGCGACGCTGTGCCTGGCGACGTGGTGGGGGCGATCGTGA
- a CDS encoding RidA family protein — protein sequence MKSRRDPRALEHGPVFSWHRTHDGWIHTSGHAAVDVDDLAIKPGNFLHEARMTLENLRRTIERAGSSMAKVVKVTAYFTDLNDFPAFNQIYAEFFPGDAPPARTCVEVRRLPYNFKVEIEAVAHV from the coding sequence ATGAAGTCGCGACGCGATCCCCGAGCGCTCGAGCATGGTCCGGTGTTCTCGTGGCACCGCACCCACGATGGCTGGATCCACACCTCCGGCCACGCGGCGGTGGACGTCGACGACCTGGCGATCAAGCCCGGCAACTTCCTGCACGAGGCTCGCATGACGCTCGAGAATCTGCGCCGCACCATCGAGCGCGCGGGCTCGAGCATGGCGAAGGTCGTCAAGGTCACGGCGTACTTCACCGACCTCAACGACTTCCCGGCGTTCAATCAGATCTACGCCGAGTTCTTCCCCGGCGACGCGCCGCCGGCCCGCACCTGTGTCGAGGTGCGGCGGCTGCCGTACAACTTCAAGGTCGAGATCGAAGCGGTGGCGCACGTTTGA
- a CDS encoding ferrochelatase, with the protein MSARIATLARLRRHDDALAASHGPLRTLAPDRERAHGAAEICEALFGEAEAPALMAAFADGAIAWREAIAEAFPGNLLWDCDRPLAVWWRRSVADVAPVACAAALLGQATALQHQFGRGTALSFRYAHDFLYGFDWAKWVTRAPAERGSIGPFDPAFLQSMRVRGDELITLLARGGDVRYRPLQRDQPRNPFSFSREPADELALHRALAADQVIPVAAWSIDGNERWTRPFSQLRRERAQALGLVPADAIPRGA; encoded by the coding sequence GTGAGTGCCCGCATCGCCACGCTGGCGCGGCTGCGTCGCCACGACGATGCGCTCGCGGCCAGCCATGGTCCGCTGCGCACGCTGGCCCCCGATCGCGAGCGGGCGCACGGCGCCGCCGAGATCTGCGAGGCATTGTTCGGCGAGGCCGAGGCGCCGGCGTTGATGGCGGCCTTCGCCGACGGTGCGATCGCGTGGCGCGAAGCCATCGCCGAGGCCTTCCCCGGCAACTTGCTGTGGGACTGCGATCGACCGCTGGCGGTGTGGTGGCGCCGCAGCGTCGCCGACGTCGCGCCGGTCGCGTGCGCGGCGGCGCTGCTCGGGCAGGCCACCGCGCTGCAGCACCAGTTCGGCCGCGGCACCGCGCTGTCGTTCCGCTACGCCCACGACTTCCTCTACGGCTTCGACTGGGCCAAGTGGGTCACGCGGGCGCCGGCCGAGCGCGGCAGCATCGGCCCGTTCGATCCCGCGTTCCTGCAGAGCATGCGGGTGCGCGGCGACGAGCTGATCACGCTGCTCGCCCGCGGCGGCGATGTCCGCTACCGACCGCTGCAGCGCGACCAGCCGCGCAACCCGTTCTCGTTCTCCCGCGAGCCCGCCGACGAGCTCGCGCTGCACCGCGCGCTCGCGGCCGATCAAGTGATCCCGGTGGCGGCGTGGTCGATCGACGGTAACGAGCGCTGGACGCGGCCGTTCTCCCAGCTGCGTCGCGAGCGGGCCCAGGCACTCGGGCTCGTGCCCGCCGACGCGATCCCGCGAGGAGCATGA
- a CDS encoding amidohydrolase family protein, translated as MSRARSRTTMMILGALAVWLGTAAAIAAPPASAPRGSTAAVRPATAPRPATAPRPATAPTSVRRSDRLPFDRDGAPVWLTGAELRSDGRRTADAVIELRGTRIATVGGPELRAKIPAGARTIDLTGKIVTPGIVAVDTGIGLVEIDAEGSTRDDAPSVPDPVRAAFDASSAIHDDSALLDVNAIEGITSAAVTPQGGLVSGQVAWIDLVGAPSLVSRPQVAMRAHLGQSVAGSRAAALLELRELFDDVAFHRRNKGAYDRNQSRHLSAHRLDLEALVPVIDGRMPLVLSADGVADLRAAIALAKTGLRVVVIGGAQAWRLADELAAAKITVFVQPSNNLPGGLDDLGARIDNAAKLATAGVEVGLAVLGDAHNARNVTQEAGLAVSYGLDPDRALAAITSVPARAYGMDAHYGKVAPGQVANLVVWGGDPFELSQRPEQVWIRGNAIAMRSRQSALRDRYLPRVRR; from the coding sequence ATGAGCCGTGCACGCAGCCGCACGACGATGATGATCCTCGGTGCGCTCGCGGTGTGGCTCGGCACCGCCGCGGCGATCGCCGCACCGCCGGCCTCGGCCCCGCGCGGCAGCACCGCGGCGGTGCGCCCCGCCACCGCGCCGCGCCCCGCCACCGCGCCGCGCCCCGCAACCGCGCCCACCAGCGTGCGTCGCAGCGATCGTCTCCCCTTCGATCGCGACGGCGCGCCCGTGTGGCTCACGGGCGCCGAACTGCGCAGCGACGGCCGCCGCACCGCCGATGCGGTCATCGAGCTCCGCGGCACCCGCATCGCCACCGTCGGTGGACCCGAGCTGCGCGCGAAGATCCCCGCGGGTGCGCGCACGATCGATCTCACCGGCAAGATCGTCACGCCGGGGATCGTCGCGGTCGACACCGGCATCGGCCTGGTCGAGATCGACGCCGAGGGCAGCACCCGCGACGACGCACCGAGCGTGCCCGATCCGGTGCGTGCGGCGTTCGACGCCAGCTCGGCGATCCACGACGACAGCGCGCTGCTCGACGTCAACGCCATCGAGGGCATCACCAGCGCCGCGGTCACGCCCCAGGGCGGGCTGGTCTCGGGCCAGGTCGCGTGGATCGATCTGGTGGGTGCGCCGTCGCTGGTGTCGCGGCCGCAGGTGGCCATGCGCGCCCACCTCGGACAGTCGGTCGCGGGCTCGCGCGCCGCCGCGCTGCTCGAGCTGCGCGAGCTGTTCGACGACGTCGCGTTCCACCGCCGCAACAAGGGCGCCTACGATCGCAATCAGTCGCGGCACCTCAGTGCGCACCGGCTCGACCTCGAAGCGTTGGTGCCGGTCATCGACGGGCGCATGCCGTTGGTGCTGTCGGCCGACGGCGTCGCCGATCTGCGGGCCGCGATCGCGCTGGCCAAGACCGGCCTGCGCGTGGTCGTGATCGGCGGCGCGCAGGCGTGGCGCCTCGCCGACGAGCTCGCGGCCGCGAAGATCACGGTGTTCGTGCAGCCGTCGAACAACCTGCCGGGTGGTCTCGACGATCTCGGCGCTCGCATCGACAACGCGGCCAAGCTCGCGACCGCCGGCGTCGAGGTCGGCCTGGCGGTGCTGGGCGACGCCCACAACGCGCGCAACGTGACGCAAGAGGCCGGACTCGCGGTGTCGTACGGGCTCGATCCCGACCGCGCGCTGGCGGCGATCACCTCGGTGCCCGCACGGGCGTACGGCATGGACGCGCACTACGGCAAGGTCGCGCCCGGGCAGGTCGCCAACCTCGTGGTGTGGGGCGGCGATCCGTTCGAGCTGTCGCAGCGCCCCGAGCAGGTGTGGATCCGCGGCAACGCGATCGCGATGCGCTCGCGCCAGAGTGCGCTGCGCGATCGCTACCTGCCGCGGGTGCGACGGTGA
- a CDS encoding aminotransferase class V-fold PLP-dependent enzyme, with amino-acid sequence MSALEPSRAELEAWLSLVATAGFDAIERAGAAPAHGAIGAQGHAVAQAVSTPFAEAPHEGGMAALIDKVLAASEASLNTISPGYLAYVPGGGIPTAALADLLACLLNRFTGLTAAAPALCRLEADVLAWLAAQFGLPSTARGLLTSGGSLANLAAIVTARHAVLGDDGHLYDAIVYTSAQAHASIEKAVRVAGIPAANVRHVPCDAQFRMDAAALLRAIEADRAAGLRPLCVVSTAGTTNTGAIDPLLAIAEIAAQRGLWHHVDGAYGGAFVLCDDGRARLRGIERADSITFDPHKGMFLPYGTGALLVRDGAALRAAHQLHAPYLQDFDALDRGGEAPSPTDHGPELSRDFRGLRLWLPLLLHGAAAFRDALAEKLRLADRLHAGLRAAAEAGAPIEIVAAPSCRAWPGGPAGRRRNRRRRTMLAMPPGSRGSTRARGSTSPARWCRAATAPTRASPRRPASRCARAC; translated from the coding sequence GTGAGCGCACTCGAGCCCAGCCGCGCCGAGCTGGAGGCGTGGCTGTCGTTGGTCGCGACCGCCGGCTTCGACGCGATCGAACGCGCCGGTGCGGCGCCGGCCCACGGCGCGATCGGGGCCCAGGGCCACGCGGTCGCCCAGGCCGTGAGCACGCCCTTCGCCGAGGCGCCCCACGAGGGCGGCATGGCGGCGCTCATCGACAAGGTGCTCGCGGCCAGCGAGGCCTCGCTCAACACCATCTCGCCCGGCTACCTCGCGTACGTGCCGGGCGGCGGCATCCCGACCGCGGCGCTCGCCGACCTGCTGGCGTGCCTGCTCAACCGCTTCACCGGCCTGACCGCGGCCGCCCCCGCGCTGTGCCGCCTCGAGGCCGACGTGCTGGCGTGGCTGGCCGCGCAGTTCGGGCTGCCGAGCACCGCGCGCGGGCTGCTGACCTCGGGCGGCTCGCTGGCGAACCTCGCCGCCATCGTCACCGCCCGCCACGCGGTGCTCGGCGACGACGGCCACCTCTACGACGCGATCGTCTACACCTCGGCGCAGGCCCACGCGAGCATCGAGAAGGCCGTGCGCGTGGCCGGCATCCCGGCCGCCAACGTGCGCCACGTGCCGTGCGACGCCCAGTTCCGCATGGACGCAGCCGCGCTGCTGCGCGCGATCGAGGCCGATCGCGCCGCGGGTCTGCGGCCGCTGTGCGTGGTCTCGACAGCCGGCACCACCAACACCGGCGCGATCGATCCACTGCTGGCGATCGCCGAGATCGCCGCGCAGCGCGGGCTGTGGCACCACGTCGACGGCGCCTACGGCGGTGCCTTCGTGTTGTGCGACGACGGCCGCGCGCGGCTGCGGGGCATCGAGCGCGCCGACTCGATCACCTTCGATCCGCACAAGGGCATGTTCCTGCCCTATGGCACCGGCGCGCTGCTCGTGCGCGACGGCGCCGCGCTGCGGGCGGCCCACCAGCTCCACGCGCCGTACCTGCAGGACTTCGACGCGCTCGATCGCGGCGGCGAGGCGCCGAGCCCGACCGACCATGGGCCCGAACTCAGCCGCGACTTCCGCGGGCTGCGGCTGTGGCTGCCGCTGCTGCTACACGGCGCGGCGGCCTTTCGCGACGCGCTGGCCGAGAAGCTACGGCTCGCCGACCGCCTGCACGCGGGCCTGCGCGCGGCCGCGGAGGCCGGCGCACCGATCGAGATCGTCGCGGCCCCCAGCTGTCGTGCGTGGCCTGGCGGGCCCGCCGGGCGCCGCAGGAATCGGCGCAGGCGCACGATGCTCGCAATGCCGCCTGGCTCGCGCGGATCAACGCGCGCGCGCGGGTCCACCTCTCCAGCACGGTGGTGCCGGGCCGCGACGGCGCCGACCCGGGCGAGCCCGCGGCGCCCCGCTTCACGCTGCGCGCGTGCGTGTTGA
- a CDS encoding carboxypeptidase regulatory-like domain-containing protein, with protein sequence MPIRIPHRSLVLPLTLVACMNTTRDEGSPFDGAGTDSHGPAAPTTASGSPSAGDDGVDDGSDGGGPPSLDVGSPESGDGAGEGGECPPLPGGNAELHGIVTAPNGELPISGALVWVQDEPPDGVPDEVYCLECIEVPCDTPHAITGADGSFSLSAVAGSQWLVVSKGQFMRATPIELAAGGQAAASESTRLPNRRAPDEGQWMPNIALAWGDYDALQDALAKLGLGELDGSGQHLAPGTEAFDVWDNHADNFGSTPQNPITTMSMGTLEALVSDADALSKYHIVFVPCASGNAAFTPAQLDNIRAWVAAGGKWYVADWSLAWLDEPFGQYQTFWQDGWSGGPYLDAFDTNGTVLDDALLAWLDALPPSLADINPLNPGGGHPTLGQLPHVPLEDLWSTIESTPPVLVDDGQGNMIDVGHKVWIEGPGGGEDGAPADQAWPLTVTGEYGCGKILFTSYHTTEWETYVGLSPQELVLMYLILEIGTCQVPLPPPTPAG encoded by the coding sequence ATGCCGATCAGGATTCCGCATCGCTCCCTCGTGCTGCCGCTGACCCTCGTCGCGTGCATGAACACCACCCGCGACGAGGGTTCGCCGTTCGACGGCGCGGGCACCGACAGCCACGGCCCTGCAGCACCGACCACTGCCTCCGGGTCGCCCTCGGCCGGTGACGACGGCGTCGACGATGGCAGCGACGGTGGTGGCCCACCCAGCCTCGACGTCGGCAGCCCCGAGTCCGGCGACGGCGCGGGCGAAGGCGGCGAGTGTCCGCCGCTGCCAGGCGGCAATGCCGAGCTGCACGGCATCGTCACCGCACCCAACGGCGAGCTTCCGATCAGCGGCGCACTCGTGTGGGTGCAAGACGAGCCACCCGACGGCGTGCCCGACGAGGTCTACTGCCTCGAGTGCATCGAGGTGCCGTGCGACACGCCGCACGCGATCACCGGCGCGGACGGCAGCTTCTCGCTGTCGGCCGTGGCGGGATCGCAGTGGCTGGTCGTGAGCAAGGGCCAGTTCATGCGCGCGACCCCGATCGAACTCGCCGCCGGTGGACAGGCGGCCGCGTCCGAGTCCACCCGGCTGCCCAACCGGCGTGCGCCCGACGAGGGCCAATGGATGCCCAACATCGCGTTGGCGTGGGGTGACTACGATGCGCTGCAGGACGCGCTCGCAAAGCTCGGGCTCGGCGAGCTCGACGGCAGCGGCCAGCACCTCGCACCCGGCACCGAGGCCTTCGACGTCTGGGACAACCATGCCGACAACTTCGGGTCGACGCCGCAGAACCCGATCACGACCATGTCGATGGGCACGCTCGAGGCATTGGTCAGCGACGCCGATGCGCTCTCGAAGTACCACATCGTGTTCGTACCCTGCGCGTCGGGCAACGCTGCCTTCACCCCGGCCCAGCTCGACAACATCCGTGCATGGGTCGCCGCCGGCGGAAAGTGGTACGTCGCCGACTGGTCGCTCGCCTGGCTCGACGAACCTTTCGGGCAGTACCAGACCTTTTGGCAAGACGGCTGGTCGGGAGGTCCCTACCTCGACGCCTTCGACACCAACGGCACCGTGCTCGACGATGCCCTGCTCGCGTGGCTCGACGCGCTACCGCCCTCGCTCGCCGACATCAACCCGCTCAATCCCGGTGGTGGCCACCCCACGCTCGGCCAGCTGCCCCACGTGCCGCTCGAGGATCTGTGGTCGACGATCGAGAGCACACCGCCGGTGCTGGTCGACGATGGCCAAGGCAACATGATCGACGTCGGCCACAAGGTCTGGATCGAAGGCCCCGGCGGCGGCGAGGACGGTGCGCCTGCCGACCAGGCGTGGCCGCTCACGGTCACCGGCGAGTACGGCTGCGGCAAGATCCTCTTCACCAGCTACCACACCACCGAGTGGGAGACCTACGTCGGCCTCTCGCCACAGGAGCTGGTGCTCATGTACCTGATCCTCGAGATCGGTACCTGTCAGGTGCCGCTGCCACCGCCCACGCCGGCGGGCTGA
- a CDS encoding amidohydrolase: protein MGASSPLPRPPRRPRRPRRPRLRGAAIALALACAVLGCTPTRARTTTPRTPEATATPREPAATAPTTIIERTWMLRGAKVMTATGIVYDAADVLVRGDRIVAVGPGLDVPAGTDVIDARGRTITPGIIDTHSHLGVYAAPSFAAHSDGNEMVTPVTPQVRAEDAYWPQDPQIDRARAGGVTTMQILPGSGNLIGGRSVTVKTYPGARGIDEARMADAPAGLKMACGENPKRYYADKGGPATRMGNVAGYRTAFLKAREYQLSWDRYREKLAAHRARAEQPPPRSSGDAAKQPPDAAGEPKDPPDPPARDLGLETLAGVLRGEILVHNHCYRADEMLGMLALAREFGFTIRSFHHAVEAYKIAPELAAAGTAASVWADWWGFKAEAFDGIRENAAMIAAAGARAIIHSDSGVGMQHLNQEASKALWAGRRAGLDIADDEALRWITANPAWALGIDAKVGTLAKDKQADLVVWDGDPFSVYTKAVQVYIEGELVFDREHPLPGGGTDFELGYEATDEVRGGGR from the coding sequence ATGGGAGCCTCGTCGCCGCTGCCTCGCCCCCCACGCCGCCCCCGACGCCCCCGACGCCCTCGGCTCCGCGGCGCCGCGATCGCACTCGCGCTCGCATGCGCGGTGCTCGGGTGCACGCCCACGCGCGCGCGCACGACGACGCCGCGCACCCCCGAGGCCACCGCCACGCCGCGCGAGCCCGCAGCGACCGCGCCCACGACGATCATCGAGCGCACGTGGATGCTGCGCGGCGCCAAGGTCATGACCGCGACCGGCATCGTCTACGACGCCGCCGACGTGCTGGTGCGCGGCGATCGCATCGTCGCGGTCGGCCCCGGGCTCGACGTGCCCGCCGGCACCGACGTGATCGATGCCCGCGGCCGCACCATCACGCCCGGCATCATCGACACCCACTCGCATCTCGGTGTCTACGCAGCGCCTTCGTTCGCCGCACACTCCGACGGCAACGAGATGGTCACGCCGGTCACACCGCAGGTGCGGGCCGAGGACGCCTACTGGCCGCAGGATCCCCAGATCGATCGCGCCCGCGCCGGCGGCGTGACGACCATGCAGATCCTGCCCGGCTCCGGCAACCTCATCGGCGGCCGCTCGGTCACGGTGAAGACTTACCCCGGCGCGCGCGGCATCGACGAAGCGCGCATGGCCGACGCGCCCGCGGGCCTCAAGATGGCGTGCGGCGAGAACCCCAAGCGCTACTACGCCGACAAGGGCGGACCGGCCACGCGCATGGGCAACGTCGCCGGCTACCGCACCGCGTTCCTCAAGGCGCGCGAGTACCAGCTCAGCTGGGATCGCTACCGCGAGAAGCTCGCGGCCCATCGCGCGCGCGCCGAGCAGCCGCCGCCGCGCAGCAGTGGCGACGCGGCCAAGCAGCCCCCCGACGCCGCCGGCGAGCCCAAGGACCCGCCCGATCCGCCCGCGCGCGACCTCGGCCTCGAGACCCTCGCGGGGGTGCTGCGCGGCGAGATCCTCGTGCACAACCACTGCTACCGCGCCGACGAGATGCTCGGGATGCTCGCGCTCGCCCGCGAGTTCGGCTTCACGATCCGCTCGTTCCACCACGCGGTCGAGGCCTACAAGATCGCCCCCGAGCTCGCCGCGGCCGGCACTGCCGCGAGCGTGTGGGCCGACTGGTGGGGCTTCAAGGCCGAGGCCTTCGACGGCATCCGCGAGAACGCGGCGATGATCGCCGCCGCTGGGGCCCGCGCGATCATCCACTCCGACAGCGGCGTGGGCATGCAGCACCTCAATCAAGAGGCGAGCAAGGCCCTGTGGGCCGGCCGTCGCGCCGGGCTCGACATCGCCGACGACGAGGCGCTGCGCTGGATCACCGCCAACCCGGCGTGGGCGCTCGGCATCGACGCCAAGGTCGGCACGCTCGCGAAGGACAAGCAGGCCGACCTCGTGGTGTGGGACGGCGATCCGTTCAGCGTCTACACCAAGGCCGTGCAGGTCTACATCGAGGGCGAGCTGGTGTTCGACCGCGAGCACCCGCTGCCCGGCGGTGGCACCGACTTCGAGCTGGGCTACGAGGCGACCGACGAGGTCCGTGGAGGTGGACGATGA